A region from the Janthinobacterium agaricidamnosum genome encodes:
- a CDS encoding sugar transferase, which translates to MIKRIFDVIAALCGLLLLAPLLVLIAVWVKLDSAGPVFFRQERVGQHGVLFRIFKFRTMTVGTEAQGQITVGRDARITGVGHRLRHYKLDELPQLLNVLIGDMSLVGPRPEVPKYVALYTSTQRELVLSVKPGITDLASITYRDENRLLGESADPERTYIEEVMPVKLRFYEEYVRQRSLALDVRIIFMTIGKLIR; encoded by the coding sequence TTGATCAAACGTATTTTCGATGTCATCGCGGCGCTGTGCGGTTTGCTGCTGCTGGCGCCGTTGTTGGTGCTGATTGCCGTATGGGTGAAACTGGACTCCGCGGGACCGGTGTTTTTTCGCCAAGAACGGGTGGGGCAGCATGGTGTCCTGTTTCGTATTTTTAAGTTCCGTACGATGACGGTTGGCACGGAAGCGCAGGGGCAGATCACCGTCGGGCGCGACGCGCGCATCACTGGTGTCGGACACCGGCTGCGTCACTACAAACTTGACGAGTTGCCGCAACTGCTCAATGTGCTCATCGGTGATATGAGCCTGGTCGGGCCGCGGCCGGAAGTGCCGAAGTATGTGGCGCTGTACACGAGTACGCAACGCGAGCTGGTACTTTCCGTCAAGCCAGGAATTACGGACCTCGCGTCGATCACGTATCGTGATGAAAATCGCCTGCTGGGTGAATCGGCCGACCCGGAGCGCACCTACATCGAGGAAGTTATGCCGGTCAAGCTGCGCTTTTATGAAGAGTATGTACGTCAGCGCTCCTTGGCGCTGGATGTGCGTATTATTTTCATGACTATCGGCAAGCTGATTCGCTGA
- a CDS encoding DegT/DnrJ/EryC1/StrS family aminotransferase: protein MTTEQKFLPFALPEIGDDEIAAVVECLRSGWVTTGPKTKQFEQDFAAYIGDGVEAIAVNSATAGLHLALEALGVGPGDEVIVPTMTFTATAEVVRYMGADPVFVDTDPVTLNLSLEAIRAAITPRTKVIMPVHYAGLACDMDAILALAREHKLRVVEDAAHAFPTRYKGRLIGTLDSDVTVFSFYANKTMTTGEGGMVVTRDADIATRIKMMRIHGISRDAFDRFVSKTPAWAYEVVAPGYKYNLTDIASAMGIHQLRKINAFSARRQQLARRYFEGLADLPLLLPAEAADGGEHAWHLYVVRLTSAAPIGRNELIQKLSDHGIGTSVHYIPLHRHPYWRDTYHLAPEQFPEAEAAYHAMVSLPLYTAMTDEDQERVIRTLRELLC from the coding sequence TTGACGACAGAACAAAAATTCCTGCCCTTCGCATTACCTGAAATCGGTGACGATGAAATTGCCGCCGTAGTCGAATGTCTGCGTTCCGGCTGGGTCACGACGGGCCCGAAGACCAAGCAGTTCGAACAGGATTTCGCCGCCTATATCGGCGATGGTGTCGAGGCGATCGCTGTCAATTCGGCCACCGCCGGTTTGCACCTGGCCCTGGAGGCGCTCGGCGTCGGTCCTGGCGATGAAGTGATTGTGCCAACCATGACGTTTACCGCCACGGCGGAAGTCGTGCGTTACATGGGGGCCGATCCGGTTTTTGTCGACACCGACCCGGTCACGCTGAACCTGTCGCTGGAGGCGATTCGTGCGGCCATTACGCCACGCACGAAAGTCATCATGCCTGTTCACTACGCCGGCCTGGCCTGCGACATGGATGCCATTCTGGCGTTGGCGCGTGAACACAAATTGCGTGTCGTCGAAGATGCTGCGCATGCGTTCCCAACGCGCTATAAAGGACGTTTGATCGGTACCCTGGACAGCGACGTCACCGTGTTCAGTTTCTATGCCAACAAGACGATGACTACAGGTGAGGGTGGCATGGTCGTCACGCGCGACGCTGACATCGCCACCCGCATCAAGATGATGCGTATTCACGGCATCAGCCGCGATGCCTTCGATCGTTTCGTCTCGAAGACCCCGGCCTGGGCCTATGAAGTAGTTGCGCCTGGCTACAAATACAATCTGACCGATATCGCTTCAGCGATGGGCATCCATCAGTTGCGCAAGATCAATGCGTTTTCGGCCCGCCGCCAGCAACTTGCGCGGCGCTATTTTGAGGGGCTGGCGGATCTGCCGTTGCTGCTGCCGGCCGAGGCTGCTGATGGTGGCGAACATGCCTGGCACCTGTACGTCGTACGCTTGACCTCTGCGGCGCCGATTGGCCGCAATGAGCTGATCCAGAAGCTGTCCGACCACGGTATTGGCACCAGCGTCCATTACATTCCGTTGCACCGTCATCCTTACTGGCGTGATACCTATCATCTTGCGCCGGAACAATTCCCCGAGGCGGAGGCGGCCTATCATGCGATGGTCAGTTTGCCTTTGTATACTGCCATGACGGATGAGGACCAGGAACGGGTGATCCGCACGCTGCGCGAGTTGCTGTGTTGA
- a CDS encoding glycosyltransferase family 4 protein, which yields MNILLINHYAGNPHYGMEYRPYYLAREWVRQGHNVTIVGADFSHLRRTNPVVDRALAREEVDGIEYRWLRSPKYDGNGSGRVLNMFSFVAQMLFYGRRIGKLVKPDLVIASSTYPLDIFPAKRIAAQCGAKLCFEVHDLWPLSPIELGGMSPRHPFIMLLQYAENWAYRTADKVVSMLPKALEHMMAHGMAREKFAYVPNGIDVDEWRAPEQAPNLPVLEQIDALKRGGARVVGYAGSHGPANAMDNVLLAARLLADRPVVFVLVGDGSEKRKLLAMKTEFKLDNVHFFDPVPKQSIPALLEKMDVVFIGSQRVPIYRFGVSPNKMMDYMMAAKPIIQAIESGNDPVGEAGCGLTISPGDPAALVHAIESLLALSDEERADMGQKGRRFVLENHTYPVLAQRFIDACR from the coding sequence ATGAATATATTGTTGATCAATCACTATGCCGGTAATCCCCATTACGGCATGGAATACCGTCCCTATTATCTTGCCCGTGAATGGGTCAGGCAGGGGCACAATGTGACTATCGTCGGCGCGGATTTCTCGCACCTGCGCCGCACCAATCCTGTGGTTGACCGTGCTCTTGCGCGTGAAGAGGTGGATGGTATCGAATACCGTTGGCTGCGTAGCCCGAAATACGACGGGAATGGCAGCGGCCGCGTACTCAACATGTTTTCCTTTGTGGCGCAGATGCTGTTCTACGGGCGACGCATCGGCAAACTGGTCAAGCCAGATCTGGTGATCGCGTCTTCGACCTACCCGCTCGATATCTTTCCGGCCAAACGCATCGCCGCTCAATGCGGTGCCAAACTATGTTTCGAGGTACACGACCTGTGGCCGCTCAGCCCTATTGAGTTAGGTGGCATGTCGCCGCGCCATCCATTCATCATGCTATTGCAGTACGCCGAGAACTGGGCATACCGCACTGCTGACAAGGTGGTTTCCATGCTGCCCAAGGCGCTCGAACACATGATGGCACATGGCATGGCGCGTGAGAAATTTGCCTATGTCCCGAACGGCATTGACGTCGATGAATGGCGTGCGCCCGAACAGGCGCCAAACTTGCCGGTGCTTGAACAGATCGACGCGCTCAAACGGGGCGGGGCGCGCGTGGTCGGCTATGCCGGTTCGCATGGCCCGGCCAATGCGATGGACAATGTCCTTCTGGCGGCGCGCCTGTTGGCTGACCGGCCAGTGGTCTTTGTCCTGGTCGGTGATGGTTCGGAAAAACGCAAGCTGCTGGCCATGAAGACCGAGTTCAAGCTCGATAATGTGCACTTTTTCGATCCTGTTCCGAAACAGTCGATCCCGGCCCTGCTGGAAAAGATGGATGTGGTATTCATCGGCTCGCAACGGGTGCCTATTTACCGTTTTGGGGTCAGTCCAAATAAAATGATGGACTATATGATGGCCGCCAAACCGATCATTCAGGCCATTGAGTCGGGCAACGACCCGGTCGGTGAAGCCGGCTGCGGACTGACCATTTCTCCTGGCGATCCGGCTGCGCTGGTGCATGCCATTGAAAGCCTGCTGGCATTAAGCGACGAGGAGCGGGCGGACATGGGCCAGAAGGGCCGGCGGTTTGTGCTGGAAAACCATACCTATCCCGTGCTGGCCCAGCGCTTCATCGACGCCTGCCGATAG
- a CDS encoding UDP-3-O-(3-hydroxymyristoyl)glucosamine N-acyltransferase produces MDNRLNRPATAAWLASALGRTLHGSDLPIMEIRSVDHVTEGALVFSKADRELGSVACTVIGPLSMARDGLALIESDNPRLDFALALRLLQVKIGFCEHTEPPRIHPSVRVGRNTVIGNGVEIGEGTEIYHNVVIADGVRIGRNCLIKSCAVIGEEGYGFESDASGRPIRIPHLGSVIIGDDVEVGSLTTVCRGTIGNTVLMDGCKIDDHVHIAHNVEVGADAMVIACAEVSGSVVIGAGAWIAPNASILEKRKIGPGAVVGLGAVVVKDVEAGITVAGNPARPLIKKSP; encoded by the coding sequence ATGGATAATCGCTTAAACCGCCCCGCCACGGCAGCCTGGCTGGCCTCGGCACTGGGCCGTACTTTGCACGGCAGCGACCTGCCTATCATGGAAATTCGTTCGGTCGATCACGTCACGGAAGGTGCATTGGTATTTTCCAAGGCGGACCGTGAACTCGGCTCCGTCGCCTGCACGGTAATCGGTCCGCTTTCCATGGCGCGGGATGGCCTGGCCTTGATCGAGTCCGATAATCCACGCCTCGATTTTGCGCTGGCACTGCGCCTGCTGCAAGTCAAGATCGGCTTTTGCGAGCACACGGAACCACCGCGTATCCACCCTAGCGTACGTGTCGGCCGCAATACGGTGATCGGCAATGGTGTGGAAATCGGTGAGGGTACGGAGATCTATCATAATGTCGTGATCGCCGATGGCGTACGTATCGGCCGTAACTGCCTGATCAAGTCTTGCGCTGTGATCGGCGAAGAAGGCTATGGTTTCGAGTCCGATGCATCCGGACGGCCGATTCGTATCCCCCATCTGGGAAGTGTCATCATTGGTGACGACGTCGAAGTTGGTAGCCTCACGACAGTATGCCGCGGCACCATCGGCAATACCGTACTGATGGATGGCTGCAAGATCGACGATCATGTGCACATTGCTCACAATGTTGAAGTTGGTGCCGATGCGATGGTGATTGCCTGTGCCGAAGTGAGCGGCAGCGTAGTGATCGGCGCCGGCGCTTGGATTGCGCCGAATGCCTCCATTCTCGAGAAGCGCAAGATTGGACCTGGAGCGGTGGTTGGATTAGGCGCCGTGGTTGTGAAAGACGTCGAGGCCGGAATAACCGTGGCTGGCAATCCAGCTCGCCCCTTGATCAAAAAAAGTCCTTAG
- a CDS encoding PIG-L deacetylase family protein — protein MADIHRVKTLLVLAPHTDDGEFGCGGTIAKYVSEGWRAVYVAFSAAEQSVLPHLPRDILRKEVKEATLVLGIAPEDCIVLDFEVRKFPEQRQAILDEMVKLNRELQPDLVFLPSPNDTHQDHHVIAHEGFRAFKRTTMLGYEVPWNNLDFRTSCFVHLSEQDVGKKVESLARYQSQAHRVYASAEVVKSQAVFRGTQIGTQYAESFEVIRWIIA, from the coding sequence ATGGCTGATATCCATAGAGTAAAAACTTTGCTGGTGCTTGCACCGCATACCGACGACGGCGAATTCGGCTGTGGCGGAACGATTGCGAAATATGTCAGCGAAGGCTGGCGTGCCGTATACGTGGCATTTTCTGCAGCGGAGCAATCGGTGTTACCCCATTTGCCGCGTGACATCTTGCGCAAGGAAGTCAAGGAAGCCACCTTGGTGTTGGGTATCGCTCCTGAAGATTGTATCGTGCTCGATTTCGAAGTTCGCAAATTCCCCGAGCAGCGTCAGGCTATTCTCGACGAAATGGTCAAGCTGAATCGCGAGCTGCAGCCCGATTTGGTATTTTTACCTAGTCCTAACGATACCCATCAGGATCACCATGTGATTGCGCATGAAGGTTTCCGCGCATTCAAGCGTACCACCATGCTTGGCTATGAAGTGCCATGGAACAATCTCGATTTCCGCACGAGCTGCTTCGTACACCTTAGTGAGCAGGATGTGGGCAAGAAGGTGGAGTCGCTGGCGCGCTACCAATCGCAGGCACATCGCGTGTACGCTTCTGCCGAGGTGGTGAAGAGCCAGGCCGTTTTCCGTGGTACCCAGATCGGTACGCAATATGCAGAATCATTTGAGGTGATCCGATGGATAATCGCTTAA
- a CDS encoding glycosyltransferase has protein sequence MKIAILGPANSIHVSRWCNALAQQDIEVHLVTQHDFDVHQYSDRVRVHLLPYRGGKGYFLNRRALGKVLAEMSPDLLNCHYASGYGTLMAGVWRGPSLLSVWGADVYEFPYESRFKMWLIKRNLRAAGRIASTSHVMAEQTRSLCPELAPIFVTPFGIDTARFVPVPRAADGRLVIGTVKTMAKKYGIDILIHGYALLRQRLQDEKADDLLGRLELLLVGGGGETAVLQALVAQLGLEASVTFAGQVDHTAVPDWLNRLDIYVAASRNDSESFGVAILEASSCALPVVVSRMGGLPEVVAENETGLIIPNENPQALADALYLLVQDSALRNRLGVAGRARVCQQFSWDHCVTLMRDAYRQTVAA, from the coding sequence ATGAAAATAGCCATTCTTGGACCAGCCAATTCTATTCATGTTAGCCGCTGGTGCAATGCACTGGCACAGCAGGATATCGAAGTACACTTGGTCACTCAGCACGATTTTGATGTTCATCAGTACTCTGATCGCGTACGCGTTCATCTGCTGCCTTACCGTGGCGGAAAGGGCTATTTCCTGAATCGGCGCGCCTTGGGCAAGGTGCTTGCAGAGATGTCGCCGGATTTGCTTAATTGCCATTATGCCAGCGGTTACGGCACCTTGATGGCAGGGGTCTGGCGCGGACCTTCGCTGTTGTCGGTATGGGGGGCGGACGTCTACGAATTCCCCTACGAGTCGCGGTTCAAGATGTGGTTGATCAAGCGCAATTTGAGGGCTGCCGGCCGCATCGCTTCCACGAGCCATGTCATGGCGGAGCAGACGCGCTCGTTGTGTCCCGAGTTGGCCCCGATTTTTGTCACGCCGTTCGGTATCGACACCGCGCGATTCGTGCCAGTACCGAGAGCAGCTGACGGGCGCCTGGTGATTGGCACCGTCAAGACGATGGCGAAAAAGTACGGTATCGATATTCTCATCCATGGCTATGCGTTATTGAGGCAACGCTTGCAAGACGAAAAAGCAGATGATTTGCTCGGGCGTCTTGAACTGTTGCTGGTCGGTGGTGGGGGCGAGACTGCAGTGTTGCAGGCGCTGGTTGCGCAGCTGGGACTTGAAGCCAGTGTTACCTTCGCGGGTCAGGTTGACCACACAGCCGTACCGGACTGGTTGAACCGCCTCGATATCTATGTGGCGGCGAGCCGCAACGACAGTGAGAGCTTCGGCGTGGCGATTCTGGAAGCGTCGAGCTGTGCATTGCCGGTGGTGGTATCGCGTATGGGAGGGTTGCCGGAGGTGGTAGCCGAAAATGAAACGGGCTTGATCATTCCAAACGAAAACCCGCAAGCGCTGGCAGACGCCTTATACCTGCTGGTGCAAGATAGTGCCTTGCGCAACCGTCTTGGCGTGGCAGGACGTGCCAGGGTGTGCCAGCAATTTTCCTGGGATCATTGTGTGACATTGATGCGCGATGCCTATAGACAGACTGTGGCGGCGTAA